Proteins from one Caulobacter sp. X genomic window:
- a CDS encoding sensor histidine kinase has protein sequence MRGRIKASPGARYALAAALAGLSFLLRLGLDGFFPPGFPYLTFFPAVVVCAYFLGLRPAILCATLCGLAAWYFFVSPTPGFHLSFPVLLTVGFYVFVVAVDIFFIDGMRQALDQLREERERYRNLAESRDLLYRELHHRVSNNLQVAGALLRLQGQGVMDVDARHVLDQAGARIEVIAQIQRELHNAVGEPAPFRVFAEALLASAAAAAGARVTLTLEGGEEPLHPDQATPVTLVMLESFNNALEHGFGEGGEGRVRVSLDQSGLTHLLSVCNDGAAPPTGFDPMRSKSLGLRIVRAMAQQLGGRFEMAREDGWTVCRLSYAPRRD, from the coding sequence GTGAGAGGCAGGATCAAGGCCAGTCCAGGCGCGCGCTATGCCTTGGCGGCGGCGCTCGCGGGCCTGTCTTTTCTGCTTCGGCTGGGCCTGGATGGGTTTTTCCCGCCCGGTTTTCCCTATCTGACCTTCTTCCCGGCCGTCGTGGTCTGCGCCTATTTCCTGGGGCTGCGCCCGGCGATCCTGTGCGCGACGTTGTGCGGCCTGGCCGCGTGGTACTTCTTCGTCTCGCCCACGCCCGGCTTCCACCTGAGCTTTCCGGTGCTGCTGACGGTGGGCTTCTACGTCTTCGTCGTGGCGGTCGACATCTTCTTCATCGACGGCATGCGCCAGGCGCTGGACCAGCTGCGCGAGGAGCGCGAGCGCTACCGGAACCTCGCCGAGAGCCGGGACCTGCTGTATCGCGAACTGCATCACCGGGTGAGCAACAACCTGCAGGTCGCCGGCGCCTTACTGCGGCTGCAGGGGCAGGGCGTGATGGACGTCGACGCGCGCCATGTGCTCGATCAGGCCGGCGCGCGCATCGAGGTGATCGCCCAGATCCAGCGCGAGTTGCACAACGCCGTCGGCGAGCCCGCGCCCTTCCGCGTCTTCGCCGAGGCCCTGCTGGCCAGCGCCGCCGCGGCCGCCGGAGCGCGCGTGACCCTGACCCTGGAGGGCGGCGAAGAGCCCCTGCATCCCGATCAGGCCACGCCGGTGACGCTGGTCATGCTGGAGAGCTTCAACAACGCCTTGGAGCACGGCTTCGGAGAGGGCGGGGAAGGGCGGGTGCGCGTGTCGCTGGACCAGTCTGGCCTGACCCACCTGCTCAGCGTCTGCAACGACGGCGCGGCGCCGCCGACGGGGTTCGATCCGATGCGGTCAAAGAGCCTGGGCCTGCGCATCGTCCGCGCCATGGCCCAGCAGCTGGGCGGCCGCTTCGAGATGGCGCGCGAGGACGGCTGGACCGTGTGCCGGCTCAGCTACGCGCCGCGTCGGGACTAG
- a CDS encoding GNAT family N-acetyltransferase produces MIVRPYRPGDAQAVIDVILPIQREEFGVAISAQDQPDLADIPGWYQTGAGQFWLAELDGRVVGTIALKDIGGGAVALRKMFVRPEGRGPAGAASALLAAALEHARAHGVRQIWLGTTDRFLAAHRFYEKNGFARVEADYLPAAFPRMAVDTRFYRLTL; encoded by the coding sequence ATGATCGTCCGCCCCTATCGCCCCGGCGACGCCCAGGCCGTCATCGACGTGATCCTGCCGATCCAGCGCGAGGAGTTCGGCGTCGCCATCTCCGCGCAGGACCAGCCGGACCTGGCCGACATCCCCGGCTGGTACCAGACGGGCGCCGGGCAGTTCTGGCTGGCCGAGCTGGACGGCCGGGTGGTCGGGACCATCGCCCTGAAGGACATCGGCGGCGGCGCGGTCGCGCTGCGCAAGATGTTCGTCCGGCCCGAGGGTCGAGGCCCGGCTGGGGCGGCCAGCGCCCTGCTGGCGGCGGCGCTGGAGCACGCGCGGGCCCACGGCGTGCGCCAGATCTGGCTCGGCACCACCGACCGCTTCCTGGCCGCGCACCGGTTCTACGAGAAGAACGGCTTTGCCCGGGTCGAGGCCGACTACCTGCCCGCCGCCTTCCCGCGCATGGCCGTCGACACACGGTTCTATCGCCTGACGCTTTAG
- a CDS encoding efflux RND transporter permease subunit, translated as MSSQLRVSAWAIKNPIPIAVLFIALMLGGIASYFMLPIKQFPNISFPMVVVTVTQSGAAAGEMETQITRPIEDAVASLSNVKSIRSTVVQGASTTQIEFEMGMDLQKAVDDVRSKVDQTRTEMPREIDEPIVQRIELDSLPINTYAVSAPDMSMTDLSWFVDDTIARALQGEKGVAQVARVGGVDREINIIVDPERMAAAGVTAPQLSNALASFSQDVPGGRAIVGAREQTVRVLAAAHTAEDLRALTIPVAGGRYVKLTDVAQIGDGAAEPRSFARLDGRPVVAFQVSKTKESSDVQVEDRVNAAIKKLEAAHPGVTFTKIYSVVDDTRASFDATVRTLVEGMILAAIVVLLFLREWRATLITAIAMPMSLVPTFIFMAIMGFSLNVVTLLGLTLVIGILVDDAIVEIENIEKRVAAGQRPYEAAIIGADSIGLAVVATTFTIVAVFAPVAFMPGIPGQFFREFGLTVAVAVLFSLVVARLLTPLLAAYFLKPVAHAKPRKPFEGPYRKALGWALDHRIVSCLIGVAIFIGSVMLSAGLPTGFQPPANNNYYYMKVQGPPGATAADMDRAVTQITKLFGARPETAHVFAQIGSQIAGMGPGGGGGGSDLRDGTITVVLHDKRDLRVTEIRALMRDKLLDLPDVRLTLLSDDGAAEVQTILTSDDGDALERAALTLERQMRGVASIADPRPATPPSGPEIVIRPLPDEAARLGVSTADIAAVARVATVGDIDANVAKLTDGERRLPIRVRLADDARGDLEQIKALRVPTASGGFTRLDSVAEVAFQAGPAKIERYARKRQLTVEADLAPGVVLGTATKDIDALPVMKNPPKGVAKATAGTEEAMGELFGGFAIALGSAVFLVFGVMALLFGSFFKPITIMSALPLAIGGAFIGLLAFGMSLSIPSMIGFLMLMGLAAKNSILLVEYVIEEERQGVPQRTAILDACRERARPIIMTTLAMMAGMLPTALGIGKGSEFRQPMAVAVIGGLITSTVLSLVLVPVVYEIIDDFEKWLKPKLTRFVTPKEAPKDAAGSEERA; from the coding sequence ATGTCGTCGCAACTTCGCGTCTCCGCCTGGGCGATCAAGAACCCGATCCCGATCGCGGTGCTGTTCATCGCCCTGATGCTGGGCGGGATCGCCAGCTACTTCATGCTGCCGATCAAGCAGTTCCCGAACATCTCGTTCCCGATGGTCGTCGTCACCGTCACCCAGAGCGGCGCGGCCGCCGGCGAGATGGAGACCCAGATCACCCGTCCGATCGAGGACGCGGTGGCCAGCCTCTCGAACGTCAAGAGCATCCGCTCGACCGTGGTCCAGGGCGCCTCGACCACGCAGATCGAGTTCGAGATGGGCATGGACCTGCAGAAGGCCGTCGACGACGTCCGCTCCAAGGTCGACCAGACCCGAACCGAGATGCCGCGCGAGATCGACGAGCCGATCGTCCAGCGCATCGAGCTCGACTCCCTGCCGATCAACACCTACGCGGTCTCGGCCCCGGACATGTCGATGACCGACCTGTCGTGGTTCGTCGACGACACCATCGCCCGCGCCCTGCAGGGCGAAAAGGGCGTGGCCCAGGTGGCTCGCGTGGGCGGCGTCGATCGCGAGATCAACATCATCGTCGACCCCGAGCGCATGGCCGCCGCGGGCGTCACCGCGCCGCAGCTCAGCAACGCCCTGGCCAGCTTCAGCCAGGACGTCCCCGGCGGCCGGGCCATCGTCGGCGCCCGCGAGCAGACCGTCCGCGTGCTGGCCGCGGCGCACACGGCCGAGGACCTGCGCGCCCTGACCATTCCCGTGGCCGGCGGCCGCTATGTGAAGCTGACCGACGTCGCCCAGATCGGCGACGGCGCGGCCGAGCCTCGGTCCTTCGCCCGGCTGGACGGCCGCCCGGTCGTGGCCTTCCAAGTCAGCAAGACCAAGGAGTCCAGCGACGTCCAGGTCGAGGACCGGGTCAACGCCGCGATCAAGAAGCTGGAGGCGGCCCATCCGGGCGTGACCTTCACCAAGATCTATTCGGTCGTCGACGACACCCGCGCCAGCTTCGACGCCACGGTCCGCACCCTGGTTGAGGGCATGATCCTGGCCGCGATCGTGGTGCTGCTGTTCCTACGCGAGTGGCGGGCCACCCTGATCACCGCCATCGCCATGCCGATGTCGCTGGTGCCGACCTTCATCTTCATGGCGATCATGGGCTTCTCGCTCAACGTCGTGACGCTGCTGGGCCTGACCCTGGTCATCGGCATTCTCGTCGACGACGCCATCGTCGAGATCGAGAACATCGAAAAGCGCGTGGCCGCCGGCCAGCGCCCCTACGAGGCGGCCATCATCGGCGCGGACTCGATCGGCCTGGCGGTCGTGGCCACCACCTTCACCATCGTGGCGGTGTTCGCGCCGGTGGCCTTCATGCCCGGCATCCCCGGCCAGTTCTTCCGCGAGTTCGGCCTGACGGTCGCCGTGGCGGTGCTGTTCTCGCTGGTCGTGGCCCGCCTGCTCACCCCGCTGCTGGCCGCCTATTTCCTCAAGCCCGTCGCCCACGCCAAGCCGCGCAAGCCGTTCGAGGGCCCCTATCGCAAGGCGCTGGGCTGGGCGCTGGACCACCGGATCGTCAGCTGCCTGATCGGCGTGGCGATCTTCATCGGCTCGGTCATGCTGTCGGCCGGCCTGCCCACCGGCTTCCAGCCGCCGGCCAACAACAACTACTACTACATGAAGGTCCAGGGCCCGCCGGGGGCCACGGCCGCCGACATGGACCGCGCGGTGACGCAGATCACCAAGCTGTTCGGCGCCCGCCCCGAGACCGCCCACGTCTTCGCCCAGATCGGCTCGCAGATCGCGGGCATGGGCCCGGGCGGCGGCGGCGGCGGCTCGGACCTGCGCGACGGCACCATCACCGTCGTGCTGCACGACAAGCGCGACCTGCGGGTGACCGAGATCCGCGCCCTGATGCGCGACAAGCTGCTGGACCTGCCCGACGTGCGCCTGACCCTGCTCAGCGACGACGGCGCCGCCGAGGTCCAGACCATCCTGACCAGCGACGACGGCGACGCCCTGGAGCGCGCGGCCCTGACGCTGGAGCGGCAGATGCGCGGCGTGGCCAGCATCGCCGACCCGCGTCCGGCCACCCCGCCCAGCGGCCCCGAGATCGTCATCCGACCGCTGCCGGACGAGGCCGCGCGCCTGGGCGTCTCCACCGCCGACATCGCCGCCGTGGCCCGCGTCGCCACCGTCGGCGACATCGACGCCAATGTCGCCAAGCTGACCGACGGCGAGCGCCGCCTGCCGATCCGCGTCCGCCTGGCCGACGACGCCCGCGGCGACCTCGAGCAGATCAAGGCCCTGCGCGTGCCGACGGCCTCCGGCGGCTTCACGCGACTGGACAGCGTGGCCGAGGTCGCCTTCCAGGCGGGTCCGGCCAAGATCGAGCGCTACGCCCGCAAGCGCCAGCTGACCGTCGAGGCCGACCTGGCCCCCGGCGTGGTGCTGGGCACGGCCACCAAGGACATCGACGCCCTGCCGGTGATGAAGAACCCGCCCAAGGGCGTGGCCAAGGCCACCGCCGGCACGGAGGAGGCCATGGGCGAGCTGTTCGGCGGCTTCGCCATCGCGCTGGGCTCGGCCGTCTTCCTGGTGTTCGGCGTCATGGCCCTGCTGTTCGGCAGCTTCTTCAAGCCGATCACCATCATGTCGGCCCTGCCGCTGGCGATCGGCGGCGCGTTCATCGGCCTCTTGGCCTTCGGCATGAGCCTGTCGATCCCGTCGATGATCGGCTTTTTGATGCTGATGGGCCTGGCGGCCAAGAACTCGATCCTGCTGGTCGAGTACGTGATCGAGGAGGAGCGCCAGGGCGTGCCTCAGCGCACGGCGATCCTGGACGCCTGCCGCGAGCGGGCCCGGCCGATCATCATGACCACCCTGGCGATGATGGCCGGCATGCTGCCCACGGCGCTGGGCATCGGCAAGGGCTCGGAATTCCGCCAGCCGATGGCCGTGGCGGTGATCGGCGGCCTGATCACCTCGACCGTGCTGTCGCTGGTTTTGGTGCCGGTGGTCTATGAGATCATCGACGACTTCGAGAAGTGGCTGAAGCCCAAGCTGACCCGGTTCGTGACGCCGAAAGAGGCCCCGAAGGACGCGGCCGGTTCGGAAGAGCGCGCATGA
- a CDS encoding efflux RND transporter periplasmic adaptor subunit — protein MTTRSLIATALVSAALVGVGGGLSACGKKAETDTAKPAGAQQARTVSVTRVETRALGGGFKASGQLIPREEAAVGSELSGYRVAQVFVEEGAWVKAGQPLAQLDNTLLRAQIAQQAAVAAQAEAEAKRVTGLDGQGILSQEQIESRRYTAKAQAAALAELQTRDRRMTITAPVSGRVLERTVRPGDVAGGSTPWFRIARDGLVELNAEVNEADLANVRVGQPAQVTIPGGTTVSGKVRIISPLIDSTTRLGRVRVQLPLNDALRAGGVATAVFGASGVQVAAVPEAALRLDAEGASLMAVDDQNRARQIPVKTGARSGGWVQLLDGPAVGTRVLLGGSAFTLDGDKVKPVEKAAR, from the coding sequence ATGACGACCCGCTCCCTGATCGCCACCGCCCTGGTCAGCGCCGCCCTCGTCGGCGTCGGCGGCGGCCTGTCCGCCTGCGGCAAGAAGGCCGAGACCGACACCGCCAAGCCCGCCGGCGCCCAGCAGGCCCGCACCGTCTCGGTGACCCGCGTCGAGACCCGCGCCCTGGGCGGCGGCTTCAAGGCCTCGGGCCAGCTGATCCCGCGCGAGGAGGCGGCTGTGGGCTCGGAGCTCTCGGGCTACCGCGTCGCCCAGGTCTTCGTCGAGGAAGGCGCCTGGGTGAAGGCCGGCCAGCCGCTGGCCCAGCTGGACAACACCCTGCTGCGCGCCCAGATCGCCCAGCAGGCCGCCGTCGCCGCCCAGGCCGAGGCCGAGGCCAAGCGCGTCACCGGCCTCGACGGCCAAGGGATCCTCAGCCAGGAGCAGATCGAGAGCCGCCGCTACACCGCCAAGGCCCAGGCCGCCGCGCTCGCCGAGCTCCAGACCCGCGATCGCCGCATGACCATCACCGCCCCGGTCTCGGGCCGGGTGCTGGAGCGCACGGTCCGTCCCGGCGACGTGGCCGGCGGCAGCACGCCCTGGTTCCGCATCGCCCGCGACGGCCTCGTGGAGCTGAACGCCGAGGTCAACGAGGCCGATCTGGCCAATGTCCGCGTCGGCCAGCCGGCGCAGGTGACCATTCCGGGCGGGACGACGGTGTCGGGCAAGGTTCGCATCATCAGCCCGCTGATCGACTCCACGACGCGTCTTGGCCGCGTGCGCGTGCAGCTGCCGCTGAACGACGCCTTGCGCGCGGGCGGGGTCGCCACCGCGGTGTTCGGCGCCTCGGGCGTCCAGGTCGCCGCCGTGCCCGAAGCCGCCCTGCGCCTCGACGCCGAAGGGGCCTCGCTGATGGCGGTCGACGACCAGAACCGCGCCCGCCAGATCCCCGTTAAGACCGGCGCCCGGTCCGGCGGCTGGGTTCAGTTGCTGGACGGCCCGGCGGTCGGCACGCGCGTCCTGCTGGGCGGCTCGGCCTTCACCCTGGACGGCGACAAGGTGAAGCCGGTCGAAAAGGCGGCCCGCTGA
- a CDS encoding efflux transporter outer membrane subunit encodes MIFMRFAKTGAAGRSGSLSRARGALLAATAVALSGCVTPAPKIDARLPAAYEAPAGKALPTATLDQWWTSFDDPVLNDLVATALAQAPDARLAAARLEEARATRQGQIRQLYIPSTPLTGSAKRTDTDIIDQSGTGGFTQGGVSKTYSASFDVSWELDLIGRRRAARKVVDNDLAASRFVYEGARAALAANVAQSYFEARGYAVQLDDARQSARIAQSLYDVAAEKGRRGLSATSEGERAAADLAQAEAQVAQLEAQLQAARRSLLILVGRGVDPLASLPVEPVLAKVPATPATAPGDLLARRPDVREAAARLLSASATLNVNELALFPTVTLAPSAGLTKSISPSFLQPGATTSTTSSAWTLGANLSVPVLDIPKLMSDIKAQGARVEQAAITYEQTVQQAFGEAENALVQLDADQRRVALLAAGERRAAIAYEASRKGYAAGLTDLTTALQAEQSWRGARTALTGAQTQALQRAVQTYKALGGGWTPASVPQKPSAQ; translated from the coding sequence CTGATTTTCATGCGTTTCGCCAAGACCGGCGCGGCCGGGCGTTCTGGCTCCCTCTCCCGCGCGCGCGGCGCCCTGCTGGCGGCGACGGCGGTCGCGCTGAGCGGCTGCGTCACCCCCGCTCCGAAGATCGACGCGCGCCTGCCCGCCGCCTATGAGGCGCCCGCCGGCAAGGCCCTGCCGACCGCGACGCTGGACCAGTGGTGGACCAGCTTCGACGATCCGGTTCTGAACGATCTGGTCGCCACGGCCCTGGCCCAGGCGCCGGACGCGCGCCTGGCCGCCGCGCGGCTGGAGGAAGCCCGCGCCACGCGCCAGGGCCAGATCCGCCAGCTCTACATCCCCTCCACGCCCCTGACGGGCTCGGCCAAGCGGACCGACACCGACATCATCGACCAGAGCGGCACGGGCGGCTTCACCCAGGGCGGCGTCAGCAAGACCTATTCGGCCAGTTTCGACGTCTCGTGGGAGCTCGATCTGATCGGCCGCCGCCGCGCCGCCCGCAAGGTGGTCGACAACGACCTGGCCGCCAGCCGCTTCGTCTACGAGGGCGCCCGCGCGGCCCTGGCCGCCAATGTCGCCCAGTCCTATTTCGAGGCCCGCGGCTACGCCGTGCAGCTGGACGACGCCCGCCAGAGCGCCCGCATCGCCCAGAGCCTGTACGACGTCGCCGCCGAGAAGGGCCGCCGCGGTCTCTCGGCCACCTCCGAGGGCGAGCGCGCCGCCGCCGACCTCGCCCAGGCGGAGGCGCAGGTCGCCCAGCTGGAGGCCCAGCTGCAGGCCGCCCGCCGCAGCCTGCTGATCCTGGTCGGCCGGGGGGTCGATCCGCTGGCGAGCCTGCCGGTCGAGCCGGTCCTGGCCAAGGTTCCCGCCACGCCCGCCACGGCCCCCGGCGACCTCCTGGCTCGCCGCCCCGACGTGCGCGAGGCCGCCGCGCGGCTGCTGTCGGCCTCGGCGACCCTGAACGTCAATGAGCTGGCCCTGTTTCCGACCGTGACCCTGGCCCCCAGCGCCGGCCTGACGAAGTCGATCAGCCCCAGCTTCCTGCAGCCGGGCGCGACCACCTCGACCACCAGCTCGGCCTGGACCCTGGGCGCGAACCTCTCGGTTCCGGTGCTCGACATCCCCAAGCTGATGTCCGACATCAAGGCCCAGGGCGCCCGCGTCGAGCAGGCGGCGATCACCTACGAACAGACCGTGCAGCAGGCGTTCGGCGAGGCCGAGAACGCGCTCGTGCAACTCGACGCCGACCAGCGGCGGGTGGCCCTGCTGGCCGCCGGCGAGCGCCGCGCCGCCATCGCCTATGAGGCCAGCCGCAAGGGTTACGCCGCCGGCCTGACCGACCTGACCACGGCCCTGCAGGCCGAGCAGTCCTGGCGCGGGGCCCGCACGGCCCTGACCGGGGCCCAGACCCAGGCGCTGCAACGCGCCGTCCAGACCTACAAGGCGCTCGGCGGCGGCTGGACGCCCGCCAGCGTTCCCCAGAAGCCTTCCGCGCAATGA
- a CDS encoding FABP family protein, translated as MNEFPDDIFTEPEDVDPDTLANLGPLTRLAGVWEGRRGVDLNPKAEGPERREFLERIELHPIDPQANGPQLLYGLRYHIHIVASDEDTTFHDQIGYWLWEPATGLIMQTLAIPRGQVALAKGQANADGSGLSVRAERGGPGYGICSTDFLEWAFRTDSYQLDVRFEADGGWSYVSTTMLQVRGRDEPFKHVDRNTLVKVGEPKPNPSARIAAGESLVQAHGFLTLG; from the coding sequence ATGAACGAGTTCCCAGACGACATCTTCACCGAACCGGAAGACGTGGATCCGGACACCCTGGCCAATCTGGGGCCGCTGACCCGGCTGGCCGGCGTCTGGGAAGGCCGCAGGGGCGTCGACCTGAACCCCAAGGCCGAGGGCCCGGAGCGCCGCGAGTTCCTCGAGCGCATCGAACTGCACCCGATCGACCCGCAGGCCAACGGCCCGCAGCTGCTGTACGGCCTGCGCTACCACATCCACATCGTCGCCTCGGACGAGGACACCACCTTCCACGACCAGATCGGCTATTGGCTGTGGGAGCCGGCCACGGGGCTCATCATGCAGACCCTGGCGATTCCGCGCGGCCAGGTGGCGCTGGCCAAGGGCCAGGCCAACGCCGACGGCTCGGGCCTGTCGGTGCGCGCCGAGCGGGGCGGGCCGGGCTACGGTATCTGCTCGACCGACTTCCTGGAGTGGGCGTTCCGCACCGACTCCTACCAGCTGGACGTCCGGTTCGAGGCCGACGGCGGCTGGTCTTACGTTTCGACGACGATGCTGCAGGTTCGCGGCCGCGACGAGCCGTTCAAGCACGTCGACCGCAACACCCTGGTCAAGGTCGGCGAACCCAAGCCCAATCCCAGCGCTCGCATCGCGGCTGGCGAGAGCCTCGTCCAGGCGCACGGGTTTCTGACGCTGGGGTGA
- a CDS encoding TetR/AcrR family transcriptional regulator — protein sequence MSSMDDGRIGGAATARYARKKETILAAATAILNRQGVRGMTLADVAAQVGLNTTSVTYYYRKKDDLAAACFMRGLERLEAMVDEAAAQGSPADRIVKFLDLYLDLHRGVRLGEATPLTSFAEVKALKEPVRGSVVEAFNNLFRRVRGFFDDPSLAHLDKRQRNARAHLLMEQVFWSGRWLRRYDVEDYGRVRDRMGDILLNGLPADGRAWAPRPLPDPTPLSEDGLEWRETFLVAATRLINQRGYRGASVEEISAALNVTKGSFYHHHDDKDALVAECFERTFTVTRRSQLDARALGADSWTQLASTAAGLTSYQLSEHGPLLRASSLGALPEPLRGDMADGYMRGWQRFASIISDGIADGSIRPIDPSIAAHMINSMLNAAASLPTWVPGLDGEEAAELFARPLLTGVLG from the coding sequence GTGAGTTCGATGGACGATGGTCGGATCGGCGGGGCGGCGACGGCGCGCTACGCCCGCAAGAAGGAGACGATCCTGGCCGCGGCCACGGCGATCCTGAACCGCCAGGGCGTGCGCGGCATGACCCTGGCCGACGTCGCCGCCCAGGTGGGCCTCAACACCACCAGCGTCACCTACTACTACCGCAAGAAGGACGACCTGGCCGCCGCCTGCTTCATGCGCGGCCTGGAGCGCCTGGAAGCCATGGTCGATGAGGCCGCCGCCCAAGGCTCGCCCGCCGACCGCATCGTCAAGTTCCTCGACCTCTATCTGGACCTGCATCGCGGGGTGCGCCTGGGCGAGGCCACGCCCCTGACCAGCTTCGCCGAGGTCAAGGCGCTGAAGGAGCCCGTGCGCGGCTCGGTGGTCGAGGCGTTCAACAACCTGTTCCGCCGCGTGCGCGGCTTCTTCGACGACCCGTCCCTGGCGCATCTGGACAAGCGCCAGCGCAACGCCCGCGCCCACCTCCTGATGGAGCAGGTGTTCTGGTCGGGCCGCTGGCTGCGTCGCTACGACGTCGAGGACTATGGCCGGGTGCGCGACCGGATGGGCGACATCCTGCTGAACGGCCTGCCGGCGGACGGCCGCGCCTGGGCGCCGCGCCCCCTGCCCGACCCGACGCCGCTGTCGGAGGACGGCCTGGAGTGGCGCGAGACCTTCCTGGTGGCCGCCACCCGCCTGATCAACCAGCGCGGCTATCGCGGCGCCTCGGTCGAGGAGATCTCGGCGGCCCTGAACGTGACCAAGGGCTCGTTCTACCACCACCACGACGACAAGGACGCCCTGGTCGCCGAGTGCTTCGAGCGCACCTTCACGGTCACCCGCCGCTCGCAGCTGGACGCCCGGGCCCTCGGGGCCGACAGCTGGACCCAGCTGGCCTCGACCGCCGCCGGCCTGACCAGCTACCAGCTGTCCGAGCACGGGCCGCTGTTGCGCGCCTCGTCGCTGGGCGCCCTGCCCGAGCCCCTGCGCGGCGACATGGCCGACGGCTATATGCGCGGCTGGCAGCGCTTCGCCTCGATCATCTCCGACGGGATCGCCGACGGTTCGATCCGCCCGATCGACCCCAGCATCGCCGCCCACATGATCAACTCGATGCTGAACGCGGCGGCCTCGCTGCCGACCTGGGTGCCCGGCCTGGACGGCGAGGAAGCCGCCGAGCTGTTCGCCCGGCCGCTGCTGACGGGCGTGCTGGGGTAG
- a CDS encoding VOC family protein, translating into MLNLENLRKQAKLHLRWHRERYLPVANQIRSLLPRYSGLTDQEILASPFKLSDAQELVARKAGFETWLALTKGLSSMPVANPSSSSAIIAAEPQLFVSDMAVSLAFYEEKLGFRRVFTSGEPAFYAQVARDGAKLNLRRVDGPVFSEHFRAHEPDALSATLTLDDAKPLFLELQAAGVTFHQTLRSEPWGARTFIVRDPDGNLILFAGAS; encoded by the coding sequence ATGCTGAATCTCGAAAATCTGCGCAAGCAGGCCAAGCTCCATCTCCGTTGGCATCGCGAACGGTATTTGCCCGTCGCGAACCAGATCAGGTCGCTGCTGCCGCGTTATAGCGGCCTCACGGACCAGGAGATCCTGGCCTCGCCCTTCAAGCTTAGCGACGCTCAGGAACTCGTCGCGAGGAAGGCGGGATTCGAGACCTGGTTGGCGCTAACCAAGGGCCTTTCATCCATGCCAGTTGCAAACCCGTCGTCCTCCTCGGCCATTATCGCCGCCGAACCGCAGCTCTTCGTGTCTGACATGGCGGTCTCTCTTGCGTTTTATGAGGAGAAGCTCGGCTTCCGCCGTGTGTTCACCTCCGGTGAGCCCGCCTTCTATGCTCAGGTCGCGCGCGACGGCGCGAAACTAAACCTGCGTCGCGTCGACGGGCCCGTATTTTCCGAACATTTTCGCGCTCACGAGCCTGACGCCCTGTCCGCGACCCTGACACTCGACGACGCCAAGCCTTTATTCCTAGAGCTTCAAGCCGCCGGAGTGACCTTCCACCAGACCCTGCGCAGCGAGCCCTGGGGCGCACGCACCTTCATCGTCCGCGACCCGGATGGAAACCTGATACTTTTCGCGGGCGCGAGTTAG